One genomic segment of Bifidobacterium breve DSM 20213 = JCM 1192 includes these proteins:
- a CDS encoding peptide-methionine (S)-S-oxide reductase gives MPTVYLAGGCYWGVQTYYDRVQGVTSTVAGFAQSRIPRPTGEQIASGEAGAVETVAVAYDSQQVSLQTLARLHALLIQETPTDEKTPISEHAGFYWTDSEQRDAFEAAIRERNLADVTIERLTRFEESSEEQQHYLASHPGAECHIPLALLNEVGKYQKELSI, from the coding sequence ATGCCCACCGTCTATCTGGCAGGGGGATGCTATTGGGGCGTCCAGACCTACTATGACCGGGTGCAAGGTGTGACAAGCACAGTCGCGGGATTCGCACAATCGAGAATCCCGCGACCCACAGGGGAGCAGATTGCTTCCGGTGAAGCTGGCGCCGTGGAGACTGTGGCCGTCGCCTACGATTCGCAGCAGGTCTCACTGCAAACACTGGCTAGATTGCATGCCCTGCTCATTCAGGAGACTCCGACCGATGAAAAAACACCCATTTCAGAGCATGCCGGTTTCTATTGGACTGATTCAGAACAGAGGGATGCATTCGAAGCCGCCATTCGTGAGCGAAACCTTGCTGATGTGACCATCGAACGGCTCACTCGATTTGAGGAGTCTTCCGAGGAACAACAGCACTATCTCGCATCCCATCCGGGAGCCGAATGCCATATACCGCTCGCCTTACTGAATGAGGTCGGGAAATACCAGAAGGAGCTCTCGATTTAG
- a CDS encoding ABC transporter ATP-binding protein — translation MARAIIEVRNLRKEYPVEDETVVALDRVTLAIPQGQICCIFGESGSGKSTLLNQLAGMEKPTRGVVRIGGVPVSKLNERELAAFRQKHIGFVFQSYNLLPNLTALENVAMPLMFRGVPKERRDRVARSVLKRVGLGHRLGHYPRQMSGGQQQRVGIARAFVTKPEVVFADEPTGNLDSKTKTEVMTMICSFARDFNQTIVLVTHDPQMAAYADRIVTLLDGRIVSDQINQGVTVQSISAQSIQSAQSDQFVQSVQPTAVPSASVPSVQTV, via the coding sequence GTGGCGCGAGCCATTATCGAAGTGAGAAACCTGCGCAAAGAGTATCCGGTCGAGGATGAGACCGTGGTGGCGCTTGACCGCGTTACTTTGGCGATTCCGCAAGGACAGATTTGCTGTATCTTCGGCGAGTCCGGTTCCGGCAAGTCCACGCTGCTCAACCAACTCGCCGGTATGGAGAAGCCCACGCGCGGCGTGGTGCGAATCGGCGGGGTGCCGGTCAGCAAGCTCAATGAGCGTGAACTTGCGGCATTTCGGCAGAAGCACATCGGTTTTGTGTTTCAGTCGTACAACCTGTTGCCCAATTTGACGGCGCTGGAAAATGTGGCGATGCCGTTGATGTTCCGCGGAGTGCCAAAGGAACGTCGCGACCGCGTGGCTCGCAGTGTGCTCAAACGAGTCGGGCTCGGGCATCGACTCGGCCATTATCCGAGGCAGATGTCCGGCGGACAGCAGCAGCGTGTTGGCATCGCCCGCGCATTCGTGACCAAGCCTGAAGTGGTATTCGCCGATGAACCCACCGGCAATCTCGATTCCAAGACCAAGACCGAAGTCATGACCATGATCTGTTCCTTCGCTCGCGACTTCAACCAGACCATCGTGTTGGTCACCCATGACCCGCAGATGGCCGCCTACGCCGATCGCATCGTCACACTGCTTGATGGACGTATCGTCAGCGACCAGATCAACCAAGGCGTCACTGTTCAATCGATTTCAGCTCAGTCCATTCAGTCGGCTCAATCCGACCAGTTCGTTCAATCCGTTCAACCTACTGCAGTGCCGTCCGCATCCGTGCCGTCCGTACAAACCGTCTAA
- a CDS encoding COG1361 family protein, translating into MKHLTTRMLAIIVALLASLSMMLAIVSLPHLAYAVGADDGSAQGADQSVAPTPVAGPVPNIIVTNFTYGGDSVAAGAKFDLNFTFQNMGQVAVANMVVTVDGGESFAIAGGTNTFYFDALWAGYSLSQTVPMQALASAKSGAQPVTVSFRYEYLDSGARSSNQSDVKIAVPISQPDRFEVGDPVPSDQIVAGQETTVTLEYVNKGKGDIANVETTMEGEGFDATMKTQYVGNVASGATGSIGYAFTPTASGELNATLKVSYEDSDGQSKTKEFPVKLSVADAAPMDDPSRVDSDMNQNASQGLPWWVWAAAAAVAVAVIVGIVLLVRRHRKKKAKSEIDEEWDDWAGGNADGKLDTQSGGDIASGKTVGDAADSTTANNATASGGATSTFAISPSTDATPTTVIEPVNAAAEPNQIVPDDSGQSDGSAQTV; encoded by the coding sequence ATGAAACACCTCACCACACGTATGCTTGCCATCATCGTTGCCCTGCTTGCCTCGCTATCCATGATGCTCGCCATCGTTTCCCTGCCTCATCTGGCATACGCCGTAGGCGCGGATGACGGCAGCGCGCAGGGGGCCGATCAGAGCGTGGCTCCCACGCCGGTGGCCGGACCGGTGCCAAACATCATCGTCACCAACTTCACCTACGGCGGCGATTCCGTGGCTGCCGGTGCCAAATTCGACTTGAACTTCACCTTCCAGAACATGGGTCAGGTGGCCGTCGCGAACATGGTGGTCACGGTGGACGGCGGCGAAAGCTTCGCCATTGCGGGCGGCACGAACACCTTCTATTTCGATGCGCTGTGGGCCGGATATTCGTTGAGCCAGACTGTGCCGATGCAGGCGCTCGCCTCGGCCAAAAGCGGTGCCCAGCCGGTGACTGTCAGTTTCAGGTATGAATATCTGGACTCCGGCGCACGCTCCTCGAACCAGTCCGACGTGAAGATAGCCGTGCCAATCAGCCAGCCCGATCGCTTCGAGGTTGGCGATCCGGTGCCGTCAGACCAGATTGTGGCCGGTCAGGAGACCACGGTCACGCTGGAATATGTGAATAAGGGCAAGGGCGACATCGCCAACGTTGAGACCACGATGGAGGGAGAGGGTTTTGACGCGACGATGAAGACCCAGTATGTGGGCAATGTGGCTTCCGGGGCCACCGGCTCTATTGGCTATGCCTTCACTCCCACCGCTTCCGGTGAACTCAACGCCACACTCAAAGTGTCCTATGAGGATTCCGATGGACAGAGCAAAACCAAAGAGTTCCCAGTCAAACTCTCGGTGGCTGATGCGGCGCCGATGGATGATCCAAGCAGGGTCGATTCCGATATGAATCAGAATGCCAGCCAGGGTTTGCCATGGTGGGTATGGGCGGCAGCGGCAGCCGTTGCGGTTGCGGTAATCGTAGGTATCGTTCTGCTGGTGCGTCGCCATCGCAAGAAGAAAGCCAAGAGCGAGATTGATGAAGAGTGGGATGACTGGGCTGGCGGCAATGCCGACGGCAAATTAGACACTCAGTCCGGCGGCGATATTGCAAGCGGCAAGACTGTGGGCGATGCTGCGGATAGCACCACCGCGAATAACGCCACTGCAAGCGGCGGCGCAACAAGTACGTTCGCAATCAGCCCGTCTACCGATGCCACGCCGACCACGGTGATCGAGCCGGTGAACGCCGCCGCCGAGCCGAACCAGATTGTGCCCGATGACTCGGGCCAATCTGACGGTTCCGCTCAAACAGTCTGA
- a CDS encoding ABC transporter permease: MRFSDILRLCRQNLWRRKSRTILTVLGVIVGCCSIVLMISLGQGINEQNEKMLKSMGDLSIVTVYTSGGYAGPMGGGNGSSSASSDAKLDDKALESFRSMSGVSGVTPIMNFPYNVTAKAGAGGRYIYDHVQIMGIDMSQFEQMGYKMVDGGKPTTKDQVLAGEWFAYGFMDTLKNGEMRTGTRGSGYSSCTFNSATGECEPDQDEDPFFDPLTTQISLTTGTNYQGDPYVQNMYGGGGGTTVGSDQSDNVTIDLRASGIIGGDYNKGYATADGLVMDLQALKDLRAKVDPAAAKKTVTYDQVLVKAADLSSVPEVESQIKALGYETSSYEDMRKSLEEQSRAIQLILGGIGAVSLLVAAIGIANTMVMSVTERTREIGIMKALGCYVRDIRVMFLTEAGAIGFFGGLIGCMLSGLISLGINVAGRMYAGGMVGSSNGSSGDGAGGTSIWMIMWQALVGGEDVTRYSVIPWWLFLFAVLFSTLIGLLFGFGPANKAVKIPALDAIKNNE; the protein is encoded by the coding sequence ATGCGATTCAGCGACATTCTGCGACTGTGCAGACAGAACCTATGGCGACGTAAATCCCGCACAATACTGACCGTGTTGGGCGTCATCGTCGGATGCTGCTCGATTGTGCTCATGATCTCCCTCGGGCAGGGCATCAACGAGCAGAATGAGAAAATGCTCAAATCGATGGGCGACCTATCCATCGTCACCGTCTACACCAGTGGCGGCTATGCCGGGCCGATGGGCGGCGGGAACGGATCATCGTCGGCATCCAGCGATGCCAAGCTCGATGACAAAGCGCTCGAATCGTTCCGCTCGATGAGCGGCGTATCCGGCGTGACTCCGATAATGAACTTCCCCTACAACGTCACGGCCAAGGCCGGCGCAGGTGGACGGTACATCTACGATCACGTGCAGATCATGGGCATCGATATGAGCCAGTTCGAACAGATGGGCTACAAAATGGTCGATGGCGGCAAGCCAACCACCAAAGACCAGGTTCTTGCCGGTGAATGGTTTGCTTACGGGTTCATGGACACGTTGAAAAACGGTGAGATGCGTACCGGCACCCGTGGCAGCGGCTATTCGTCTTGCACATTCAATTCGGCCACCGGCGAATGCGAGCCGGATCAGGATGAGGACCCGTTCTTCGACCCGCTCACCACGCAAATCAGCCTGACCACCGGAACCAACTATCAGGGCGACCCATATGTGCAGAACATGTACGGCGGGGGAGGCGGAACGACTGTTGGAAGCGACCAATCCGACAACGTCACCATCGATCTGCGTGCGTCCGGCATTATCGGCGGCGATTACAACAAGGGATATGCCACGGCGGACGGTCTGGTCATGGATTTGCAGGCGCTCAAGGATTTGCGCGCCAAAGTCGATCCGGCCGCCGCCAAAAAAACCGTCACCTACGATCAGGTGTTGGTCAAGGCTGCGGATCTTTCCTCCGTGCCCGAAGTGGAATCGCAGATTAAGGCGCTTGGCTACGAGACTTCGTCCTATGAGGACATGCGCAAGTCGTTGGAGGAGCAGTCGCGAGCGATTCAGCTGATTCTGGGCGGCATTGGCGCGGTCTCTCTGTTGGTGGCGGCCATCGGCATCGCCAATACGATGGTCATGTCCGTGACCGAGCGCACGCGCGAGATCGGCATTATGAAGGCGCTCGGCTGCTACGTGCGTGATATCCGCGTCATGTTTTTGACTGAAGCCGGCGCAATCGGATTCTTTGGCGGATTGATCGGATGCATGCTGAGTGGATTGATATCGTTGGGCATCAATGTGGCCGGCAGGATGTATGCGGGTGGCATGGTCGGCAGCTCAAACGGAAGTTCCGGCGATGGTGCTGGTGGCACATCCATATGGATGATTATGTGGCAGGCATTGGTCGGAGGTGAGGACGTGACCCGCTATTCGGTGATTCCGTGGTGGCTGTTCCTGTTTGCAGTGCTGTTCTCCACGCTAATCGGCCTGCTGTTCGGCTTCGGTCCAGCCAACAAAGCCGTCAAAATCCCGGCCCTGGATGCCATCAAAAACAACGAGTGA
- a CDS encoding 1-deoxy-D-xylulose-5-phosphate synthase, which yields MHSMPGNGISAHDASGAIDNTHSTDSGNLADVTLLRRITSPADVKALSPNTLNELCREIRTTLLHYGHIHGGHIGSNLGMVEATVALHRVFDSPHDRIVFDVSHQSYVHKMLTGRAAAYLDTNRFGDVTGFTNPDESDHDQFVLGHTGTSISLACGLAKTRNMEGPDSGIGNVVAVIGDGSLSSGVAFEGLNNAAEQGGNLIIILNDNEMSIAGDFGGMYGTLARLRASGGTAQPNLFNAFGLDYRYVEHGNDVDALVAAFEEVRNIDHPVVVHIHTLKGAGYDGEPTSSATGIHPSSNLSHREPWHSDHCNLSDHEPHEGQCEASHWQNPDSAIGKPDDPRKYYGKMAMAALEPRFASEPGLVVISPATPGSNGITHEFRERAGSHYVDTGITESHAVAFAAGIARAGGTPVVATTASFFQRAYDQFFQEMSLNRSRVTVLDFLGGLSGSDNTHSGAYDVAMFANIPGITMLVPTSADECLADLAWATLPAGADGAPDGPVVIRVPGEAILAAEREPSLLPVTGGRVQVGHPQSTVSTAPASGSKSAAHRVAGVTAQPTNGSDPLAWRINQTGSRVAIAGLGNAYPLAEQVAAALTAEHSMKATVIDPRQCTSLDADALESLRDGHELVVTLEDGQLEGGWGEKVTAYYANHHVSDSSRNPRVLNFGAAKEFTDRVPLGELNERYGLTVEQVTEAITRCF from the coding sequence ATGCATAGCATGCCGGGAAACGGAATCAGTGCACACGATGCCAGCGGCGCAATCGACAACACTCATTCCACCGACTCAGGCAATCTCGCTGATGTCACCCTGCTGCGTCGCATTACCAGCCCTGCCGACGTCAAAGCACTCTCCCCCAATACACTGAATGAGCTATGCCGCGAAATTCGCACCACCCTACTGCATTACGGCCATATTCACGGCGGGCATATAGGCTCCAATCTGGGCATGGTGGAAGCCACCGTCGCACTGCATCGCGTGTTTGATTCACCGCATGACCGCATTGTATTCGATGTCTCCCACCAAAGTTACGTGCATAAAATGCTCACCGGCCGCGCTGCCGCCTATCTGGACACAAACCGATTCGGCGACGTGACCGGATTCACGAACCCGGACGAGAGCGACCATGACCAGTTCGTGCTGGGGCATACCGGTACCTCAATTTCATTGGCCTGCGGATTGGCGAAAACCCGCAATATGGAGGGGCCCGATAGCGGCATCGGCAATGTAGTTGCCGTTATCGGCGATGGTTCGCTAAGCTCGGGCGTGGCATTTGAAGGCTTGAATAACGCCGCTGAGCAAGGCGGCAATCTCATTATTATTCTCAACGACAATGAGATGTCGATCGCCGGTGATTTCGGCGGCATGTACGGGACACTCGCCCGGTTGCGCGCCTCGGGTGGCACTGCACAACCGAACCTATTCAACGCATTCGGACTGGATTACCGTTATGTGGAGCATGGCAATGATGTGGATGCGCTGGTAGCGGCATTTGAGGAAGTACGCAATATCGACCACCCTGTTGTGGTGCATATCCACACGTTGAAGGGTGCCGGCTACGACGGCGAGCCCACCAGCTCCGCCACCGGAATCCACCCGTCCAGCAATCTATCGCACCGTGAACCGTGGCATTCGGATCATTGTAATCTGTCCGACCATGAACCGCATGAGGGTCAGTGCGAAGCCTCCCATTGGCAGAACCCGGATTCCGCCATCGGCAAGCCTGATGATCCGCGCAAATATTATGGCAAGATGGCAATGGCCGCGCTCGAACCGCGATTTGCCAGCGAACCGGGATTGGTGGTCATCTCCCCCGCCACGCCAGGGTCGAACGGCATCACCCATGAATTCCGCGAACGCGCAGGCTCGCATTATGTGGATACAGGCATCACCGAATCGCATGCCGTGGCTTTCGCAGCTGGCATCGCACGGGCTGGCGGCACACCAGTGGTGGCCACTACGGCCTCATTCTTCCAACGCGCCTATGACCAGTTCTTCCAGGAGATGAGCCTGAACCGGTCTCGGGTGACGGTGCTTGATTTCCTAGGCGGCCTATCCGGTTCCGACAACACGCATTCCGGCGCGTATGACGTGGCGATGTTCGCCAATATTCCTGGCATCACGATGCTGGTGCCCACTTCGGCAGATGAGTGTCTGGCCGATTTGGCATGGGCGACGCTGCCGGCTGGAGCCGATGGAGCTCCCGATGGACCGGTGGTGATTCGGGTGCCGGGTGAGGCGATTCTGGCTGCGGAACGGGAGCCGAGTTTGTTGCCGGTGACGGGTGGACGGGTTCAGGTTGGCCACCCTCAGTCGACTGTGTCGACAGCTCCCGCCAGCGGGAGCAAATCCGCAGCACACCGAGTTGCTGGCGTAACGGCTCAGCCCACCAACGGGAGCGACCCCTTGGCTTGGCGTATTAATCAGACTGGTTCGCGGGTTGCGATCGCCGGATTGGGCAACGCATATCCGCTTGCGGAGCAGGTGGCTGCCGCGTTGACCGCCGAACATAGCATGAAGGCAACGGTCATCGACCCGCGCCAGTGCACGTCGTTGGATGCGGATGCGCTGGAATCGTTGCGCGACGGCCACGAGCTGGTCGTCACGCTTGAAGACGGGCAGCTGGAAGGCGGCTGGGGTGAGAAGGTGACCGCATACTATGCGAATCATCATGTCTCGGACAGCAGCCGCAATCCTCGTGTGCTGAACTTCGGCGCAGCCAAGGAATTTACCGACCGCGTGCCGCTGGGCGAACTGAACGAACGTTATGGACTGACGGTGGAGCAGGTGACAGAGGCGATCACTCGTTGTTTTTGA
- a CDS encoding zinc-binding dehydrogenase, with protein sequence MKAVYASAVNHDDPLSVLAVGDQPEPQSRPFWSTVSVRAVTVNHHDVWSLQGVGLSAEQTPMILGTDAVGILDEDIPGKHGLKAGREVVLYTFVGTDGAGVAPGERRTILSEKYPGTMAEKTAVPSANVFAKPSNLTEIEAAALGTSWLTAYSLLFDAAGVKPGDSVLIQGAGGGVSTAAIQLAQAAGLEVFVTSREADKRAKALKLGAHAAFEIGARLPSKVDAVIESVGAATWSHSMKSVRPGGTIAICGATTGDQPGAELTRLFFQDIRVQGSTMGSREDFARLLRFVERANLHPAIDSVFSGLDAAPEAFAKMIEGNVFGKIAIEL encoded by the coding sequence ATGAAGGCCGTATATGCGTCTGCCGTCAATCATGATGACCCGTTATCCGTGCTGGCGGTGGGAGACCAGCCCGAGCCGCAGAGCCGGCCATTCTGGTCGACCGTCTCGGTACGTGCCGTAACCGTGAATCATCATGATGTCTGGTCTCTGCAGGGCGTGGGGTTGTCGGCCGAACAGACGCCGATGATCCTGGGCACCGATGCCGTGGGCATTCTGGACGAGGACATTCCCGGCAAGCATGGGCTGAAGGCCGGTAGAGAGGTAGTGCTGTACACGTTCGTCGGTACTGATGGTGCCGGTGTGGCTCCGGGGGAGCGTCGCACGATTCTTTCGGAGAAGTATCCCGGTACCATGGCCGAGAAAACCGCCGTACCTTCCGCCAATGTGTTTGCCAAGCCGTCCAATCTCACCGAGATTGAGGCTGCGGCATTGGGCACCAGCTGGCTGACCGCATATTCATTGCTGTTCGACGCGGCCGGTGTGAAGCCTGGCGACTCCGTGCTGATTCAAGGCGCCGGCGGCGGCGTATCCACCGCGGCGATTCAGCTTGCGCAGGCAGCCGGCCTTGAGGTGTTCGTCACCTCACGTGAAGCGGACAAGCGAGCCAAGGCGTTGAAGCTCGGCGCTCATGCCGCATTTGAGATTGGTGCCCGCCTGCCCAGCAAGGTGGACGCGGTGATTGAATCTGTAGGAGCGGCCACATGGAGTCATTCGATGAAATCCGTACGACCAGGCGGCACCATTGCCATCTGCGGCGCTACCACTGGAGATCAGCCCGGCGCTGAGCTGACCCGTTTGTTCTTCCAGGACATCCGCGTGCAGGGCAGCACCATGGGTTCGCGTGAGGATTTTGCTCGTTTGCTGCGCTTTGTGGAACGTGCCAATCTGCATCCGGCGATTGATTCCGTATTCTCCGGTCTGGATGCCGCTCCTGAGGCTTTTGCCAAGATGATAGAAGGCAATGTGTTCGGCAAAATCGCCATTGAGCTGTAA
- the purE gene encoding 5-(carboxyamino)imidazole ribonucleotide mutase: MANESKPEVAVVMGSSSDWETMKRACDILDQFGVAYHKQVISAHRTPELMAEFAHNARANGLKVIIAGAGGAAHLPGMIAAQTTLPVIGVPVRSHALSGWDSLLSIVQMPGGIPVATTAVGNSGATNAGLLAVQMLSAFEPELADKLEDYRNEMKEKVAESNAQLV; the protein is encoded by the coding sequence ATGGCAAATGAATCCAAGCCTGAAGTCGCGGTGGTCATGGGATCTTCCAGCGACTGGGAGACTATGAAGCGCGCCTGCGATATTCTCGATCAGTTTGGCGTCGCCTACCACAAGCAGGTCATCTCCGCACACCGCACGCCTGAGCTCATGGCCGAGTTCGCGCATAATGCTCGTGCCAACGGTCTCAAGGTCATCATCGCCGGTGCAGGCGGCGCTGCCCACTTGCCGGGCATGATTGCCGCCCAGACCACGCTGCCCGTAATCGGCGTGCCCGTGCGTTCCCATGCGCTCTCCGGCTGGGATTCACTGCTGTCCATCGTGCAGATGCCCGGCGGCATTCCGGTGGCCACCACCGCCGTCGGCAACTCCGGTGCCACCAACGCCGGCCTGCTCGCCGTGCAGATGCTCTCCGCCTTCGAGCCCGAACTGGCCGACAAGCTTGAGGATTACCGTAACGAAATGAAAGAAAAGGTGGCTGAATCCAATGCCCAGCTTGTCTGA
- the purK gene encoding 5-(carboxyamino)imidazole ribonucleotide synthase, with the protein MPSLSEETGGRVSMLMPGSTIGIIGGGQLGRMMALSARYMGFRVGVLDPTPNCPTGQVADFQITAEYDDKTAIHDLAVQSDVLTYEFENVDADAIDEVRGITATPQGTDLLRVTQHRVHEKQFINDHGTATAPWRAVNNFDELDAALDDIHYPAVLKTVSGGYDGHGQLVLRSDADLEKIRSRSDRGGGFPPSILEGFVDFAFEASILVSGNGKDFVTFPIVRNEHRNNILHMTIAPAEVSEHVAREAHELAIRLAKGFELAGTLAIELFITKDDQVIVNELAPRPHNSGHYTIEACSMDQFDAHIRGIAGWPMPKPKLLSPAVMVNVLGQHVEPTRALIATHPEWNVHDYGKAEVRHDRKMGHITVLTDNPDATVADLEATGCWDDLKKKA; encoded by the coding sequence ATGCCCAGCTTGTCTGAGGAAACAGGCGGTCGTGTTTCGATGCTGATGCCGGGATCGACCATCGGCATCATCGGCGGCGGCCAGCTCGGCCGCATGATGGCTTTGTCCGCCCGCTACATGGGCTTCCGCGTCGGAGTGCTTGACCCGACGCCGAACTGCCCGACCGGTCAGGTGGCCGACTTCCAGATCACCGCCGAATACGATGACAAAACCGCCATCCATGATCTGGCCGTGCAGTCCGACGTGCTCACCTACGAGTTCGAGAACGTGGACGCCGATGCCATCGACGAGGTGCGCGGCATCACCGCCACCCCGCAGGGCACTGACTTGCTGCGCGTGACCCAGCACCGCGTGCACGAGAAGCAGTTCATCAACGACCACGGCACCGCCACCGCACCGTGGCGCGCTGTCAACAACTTCGATGAGCTTGACGCCGCATTGGATGATATTCATTATCCGGCCGTGCTGAAGACCGTGTCCGGCGGCTACGACGGCCACGGTCAGCTCGTGCTGCGTTCCGACGCCGACTTGGAGAAGATCCGCTCCCGTTCCGACCGTGGTGGCGGCTTCCCGCCGAGCATCCTGGAAGGCTTCGTCGACTTCGCATTCGAGGCTTCGATCCTGGTCTCCGGCAACGGCAAGGACTTCGTCACCTTCCCCATCGTGCGTAACGAGCACCGCAACAACATCCTGCACATGACCATCGCCCCCGCCGAAGTGTCCGAACATGTGGCTCGCGAAGCGCATGAACTGGCGATTCGCTTGGCCAAGGGCTTCGAACTGGCTGGCACGCTGGCCATCGAACTGTTCATCACCAAGGACGATCAGGTCATCGTCAACGAGCTCGCCCCGCGCCCGCACAACTCCGGCCACTACACCATCGAGGCCTGCTCGATGGACCAGTTCGACGCCCACATCCGCGGCATCGCCGGCTGGCCCATGCCCAAGCCCAAGCTGCTCTCGCCGGCCGTGATGGTCAACGTACTCGGCCAGCATGTGGAGCCGACGCGCGCGCTGATCGCCACCCACCCGGAGTGGAATGTGCACGACTACGGCAAGGCCGAAGTGCGCCACGACCGCAAGATGGGCCACATCACCGTGCTCACCGACAACCCTGATGCCACGGTTGCTGACCTTGAGGCCACCGGCTGCTGGGACGACCTGAAAAAGAAGGCGTGA
- a CDS encoding Fur family transcriptional regulator, whose amino-acid sequence MVEHIERQTKQKDAIRAALADCEEFISAQDLHRRLEDEGSKIGLATVYRQLNALADAGAADTIRLDGQQLFRLCGDDGHHHHLVCKRCGKTVEIDPPSEAWLRKVADGHGFTVESHTLEVFGLCPDCQKEQKAQKAQKAVSE is encoded by the coding sequence ATGGTTGAACATATCGAACGCCAGACCAAGCAGAAGGACGCGATTCGCGCCGCCTTGGCCGACTGTGAGGAGTTCATCTCCGCTCAGGACCTGCACCGCAGGCTGGAGGACGAAGGCTCGAAAATCGGCTTGGCCACCGTGTACCGCCAGCTCAACGCCTTGGCCGATGCCGGTGCCGCCGACACGATCCGCCTGGACGGCCAGCAGCTGTTCCGCCTATGCGGCGACGACGGACATCACCACCACTTGGTGTGCAAGCGGTGCGGCAAAACCGTGGAAATCGACCCGCCCAGCGAGGCTTGGCTGCGCAAAGTGGCCGACGGCCACGGCTTCACCGTCGAATCCCACACCCTGGAGGTCTTCGGACTATGCCCTGATTGCCAAAAGGAGCAGAAAGCGCAGAAGGCTCAGAAAGCAGTGAGCGAATAA
- a CDS encoding ABC transporter permease, translating into MAKAMKGGAVSESAPIYYEEMSKVAGTENDKQSITLIANDDAYNFGDYITLRSRTGHKPQVLTDRGAIISERMAEMMDAKVGDTITVTDSSGTERKVRVDGITEMHIGHFMFMTSGGYKHVFGEQYQSNAYMVRLKNHETSNVESRSAKLIKLDGAKGIVQNTTSKKQVATIVDLPDQIMEVLILAAELLAVVILYNLTNLNVSERIRELPTIKVLGGLGVLVYRRLKTVDMLGALKSVE; encoded by the coding sequence GTGGCCAAGGCGATGAAGGGCGGGGCCGTCTCCGAGTCCGCGCCGATCTACTACGAGGAGATGTCGAAAGTGGCCGGCACGGAGAACGACAAACAGTCGATTACCCTGATCGCCAATGATGACGCCTACAATTTCGGCGACTACATCACCCTGCGTTCGCGCACCGGGCACAAGCCGCAGGTGCTCACCGACCGTGGTGCGATCATCTCCGAACGTATGGCGGAGATGATGGACGCCAAGGTAGGCGACACGATTACCGTCACCGATTCGAGCGGCACCGAGCGCAAGGTGCGCGTGGACGGCATCACCGAAATGCATATCGGGCATTTCATGTTCATGACTTCGGGTGGCTATAAGCACGTGTTCGGCGAACAGTACCAGTCGAACGCCTATATGGTGAGGCTCAAGAACCATGAGACCTCCAATGTGGAGTCGCGTAGCGCCAAGCTCATAAAGTTGGACGGCGCGAAGGGCATTGTGCAGAACACGACTTCGAAGAAACAGGTGGCCACAATCGTCGACTTGCCGGATCAGATCATGGAAGTGCTGATTCTCGCGGCTGAGCTGCTGGCCGTGGTGATCCTCTACAATCTGACGAATCTCAACGTCTCCGAACGTATCCGCGAACTGCCGACCATCAAGGTGCTCGGCGGACTCGGCGTGCTGGTCTACCGGCGGTTGAAGACGGTCGACATGCTCGGCGCCCTGAAGTCGGTGGAATAG
- a CDS encoding TetR-like C-terminal domain-containing protein has product MRYVKREYAFFDALSRSGNDMQMYDRVKDVLKQMLLGQAARVGAELSYSGIPHDYALEILVSAVSSIIWLWIRRGCKEAPEQICAIIEKNKTTAPVYIIR; this is encoded by the coding sequence TTGCGCTATGTCAAGCGTGAGTATGCGTTCTTCGACGCACTGTCCCGTTCGGGCAACGATATGCAGATGTATGACCGGGTCAAGGATGTGTTGAAGCAGATGCTGCTTGGGCAGGCGGCCCGTGTGGGTGCCGAGCTGAGCTACAGCGGCATTCCTCACGACTATGCGCTGGAAATTCTGGTCTCCGCCGTCTCATCGATTATCTGGCTATGGATCCGGCGCGGCTGCAAGGAGGCGCCCGAGCAAATCTGCGCCATCATCGAGAAAAACAAAACCACCGCGCCCGTATACATCATACGGTAA